One Denticeps clupeoides chromosome 12, fDenClu1.1, whole genome shotgun sequence genomic window carries:
- the dennd2db gene encoding DENN/MADD domain containing 2Db isoform X1, with product MSREAFEGNSSTLGKLGSLFSNLQKLQRGRTEKTPALPPSSSLASAGPRSHDPGHLSGQFFFEYLVVVGLKRKAEAGSYEPQITYQFPKRDSLAKFQKEEEEKSLKAIALFCFPEGVNWAPLTEYPSETFSFVLTEVDGSRRNGYCRRLLPSGRGARPPEAYCIISRLACFGLFSKIFDEVEKRRQKSMAMIYPFMQSLREAPVPAPGNTVKITSFIPESGTEIISLTRPVDSRLEHVDFRALFRCLGDEEVLEVFAATVLERRIIFIADELSTLSQVLHAVAALLYPFAWQHTFISIVPTVLIDVVMAPTPYLLGITSRMRDSITDTSDLLIVDLSDGAKERLIKTTEDEDTIIPPKLQEELLQALGSRKKNSTEEELNKVVSEAFLSFFVKTVGHFTGHVRRRGGSQTAIFHKEKFCKAAEPKANRPFVTLFSKTQMFDIFIQHVERNPHQEGFFHKKIAAYQKAEKTKGGWARGRVV from the exons GGACGGAGAAGACCCCGGCTCTACCTCCGTCCAGCTCCCTGGCCTCTGCTGGCCCCCGTTCACATGACCCGGGGCATCTCAGCGGGCAGTTCTTCTTCGAGTACCTGGTGGTGGTCGGCCTCAAGAGGAAAGCGGAGGCCGGGAGTTACGAGCCCCAGATCACGTACCAGTTCCCCAAG AGGGACAGTCTGGCCAAGTttcagaaggaggaggaggagaagtcgCTGAAGGCCATCGCACTGTTCTGCTTCCCCGAGGGGGTTAACTGGGCGCCACTGACCGAGTATCCCAG cGAAACCTTCTCCTTCGTTCTGACTGAGGTTGACGGCAGCCGGAGGAACGGGTACTGCAGGCGGCTGCTG CCCAGCGGGAGAGGAGCACGACCTCCAGAGGCTTACTGCATCATCAGCCGGCTGGCCTGCTTCGGACTCTTCTCCAAG ATCTTCGACGAGGTGGAGAAGCGCAGGCAGAAATCTATGGCCATGATCTACCCCTTCATGCAGAGCCTGAGGGAGGCGCCGGTCCCCGCCCCCGGCAACACTGTCAAAATCACAAGCTTCATCCCGGAGTCAGGCACAGAG ATCATCAGTCTGACGCGACCGGTGGACTCACGGCTGGAGCACGTGGATTTCCGCGCATTGTTCCGCTGCCTGGGGGAcgaggaggtgctggaggtcTTCGCTGCCACCGTGTTGGAGCGACGGATCATCTTCATTGCAGATGAGCTCAG CACCCTCTCTCAGGTTCTCCACGCCGTGGCGGCCCTGCTCTACCCGTTCGCCTGGCAGCACACCTTCATCTCCATCGTGCCCACCGTCCTCATCGACGTGGTCATGGCTCCCACACCCTACCTGCTGGGCATCACCAGTCGCATGCGCGACTCAATCACCGACACGAGCGAT CTACTTATTGTGGACCTGAGCGACGGCGCAAAAGAGAGGTTGATCAAAACG aCTGAAGATGAGGACACGATTATCCCACCCAAATTACAGGAAGAGCTCCTACAGGCTCTTGGTTCCAGAAAGAAGAACTCGA CggaggaggagctgaacaagGTCGTGTCTGAGGCCTTCCTGTCTTTCTTCGTCAAGACGGTGGGTCACTTCACTGGTCACGTGAGGCGCCGCGGCGGCAGCCAGACGGCCATCTTTCACAAGGAGAAGTTCTGCAAGGCCGCCGAGCCCAAGGCCAACCGGCCTTTCGTCACCCTCTTCAGCAAGACGCAGATGTTTGACATCTTCATCCAGCACGTAGAAAGGAATCCACACcaggaag GCTTTTTCCACAAGAAAATCGCTGCGTACCAGAAGGCAGAGAAGACAAAGGGTGGATGGGCGAGGGGCAGAGTCGTGTAG
- the dennd2db gene encoding DENN/MADD domain containing 2Db isoform X2, whose translation MTRGISAGSSSSSTWWWSASRGKRRPGVTSPRSRTSSPRCEAEEHFFCSSLLLSHQRDSLAKFQKEEEEKSLKAIALFCFPEGVNWAPLTEYPSETFSFVLTEVDGSRRNGYCRRLLPSGRGARPPEAYCIISRLACFGLFSKIFDEVEKRRQKSMAMIYPFMQSLREAPVPAPGNTVKITSFIPESGTEIISLTRPVDSRLEHVDFRALFRCLGDEEVLEVFAATVLERRIIFIADELSTLSQVLHAVAALLYPFAWQHTFISIVPTVLIDVVMAPTPYLLGITSRMRDSITDTSDLLIVDLSDGAKERLIKTTEDEDTIIPPKLQEELLQALGSRKKNSTEEELNKVVSEAFLSFFVKTVGHFTGHVRRRGGSQTAIFHKEKFCKAAEPKANRPFVTLFSKTQMFDIFIQHVERNPHQEGFFHKKIAAYQKAEKTKGGWARGRVV comes from the exons ATGACCCGGGGCATCTCAGCGGGCAGTTCTTCTTCGAGTACCTGGTGGTGGTCGGCCTCAAGAGGAAAGCGGAGGCCGGGAGTTACGAGCCCCAGATCACGTACCAGTTCCCCAAGGTGTGAAGCAGAAGAACATTTCTTCTGCTCGTCCCTGCTTCTTTCTCACCAG AGGGACAGTCTGGCCAAGTttcagaaggaggaggaggagaagtcgCTGAAGGCCATCGCACTGTTCTGCTTCCCCGAGGGGGTTAACTGGGCGCCACTGACCGAGTATCCCAG cGAAACCTTCTCCTTCGTTCTGACTGAGGTTGACGGCAGCCGGAGGAACGGGTACTGCAGGCGGCTGCTG CCCAGCGGGAGAGGAGCACGACCTCCAGAGGCTTACTGCATCATCAGCCGGCTGGCCTGCTTCGGACTCTTCTCCAAG ATCTTCGACGAGGTGGAGAAGCGCAGGCAGAAATCTATGGCCATGATCTACCCCTTCATGCAGAGCCTGAGGGAGGCGCCGGTCCCCGCCCCCGGCAACACTGTCAAAATCACAAGCTTCATCCCGGAGTCAGGCACAGAG ATCATCAGTCTGACGCGACCGGTGGACTCACGGCTGGAGCACGTGGATTTCCGCGCATTGTTCCGCTGCCTGGGGGAcgaggaggtgctggaggtcTTCGCTGCCACCGTGTTGGAGCGACGGATCATCTTCATTGCAGATGAGCTCAG CACCCTCTCTCAGGTTCTCCACGCCGTGGCGGCCCTGCTCTACCCGTTCGCCTGGCAGCACACCTTCATCTCCATCGTGCCCACCGTCCTCATCGACGTGGTCATGGCTCCCACACCCTACCTGCTGGGCATCACCAGTCGCATGCGCGACTCAATCACCGACACGAGCGAT CTACTTATTGTGGACCTGAGCGACGGCGCAAAAGAGAGGTTGATCAAAACG aCTGAAGATGAGGACACGATTATCCCACCCAAATTACAGGAAGAGCTCCTACAGGCTCTTGGTTCCAGAAAGAAGAACTCGA CggaggaggagctgaacaagGTCGTGTCTGAGGCCTTCCTGTCTTTCTTCGTCAAGACGGTGGGTCACTTCACTGGTCACGTGAGGCGCCGCGGCGGCAGCCAGACGGCCATCTTTCACAAGGAGAAGTTCTGCAAGGCCGCCGAGCCCAAGGCCAACCGGCCTTTCGTCACCCTCTTCAGCAAGACGCAGATGTTTGACATCTTCATCCAGCACGTAGAAAGGAATCCACACcaggaag GCTTTTTCCACAAGAAAATCGCTGCGTACCAGAAGGCAGAGAAGACAAAGGGTGGATGGGCGAGGGGCAGAGTCGTGTAG
- the dram2b gene encoding DNA damage-regulated autophagy modulator protein 2b produces the protein MWWFQQGLCALPVALVLWNAATFLFAYVTAVVLKHVDAFVPYISDTGSEAPERCVFGIMLNISAFLGIATTYVRYKQVQALTGWEESRLHQLNLLGLVLGGISSFGMCVVGNFQKTTLFSVHIVGAAMTFGIGALYIIVQTLVSYQMQPHIHKKSVFWTRFGVGVWSVVSIVSMFVSSVIMYSSLPGVEVSKKLHWTPGEPGYTAHIVSTVSEWSLALSFVSFFLTYVRDFQKISLRAEAELQASHLYEPANYGATTPLSPGETSPLLAGSI, from the exons ATGTGGTGGTTCCAGCAGGGCCTGTGCGCCCTACCCGTGGCGCTCGTGCTGTGGAACGCCGCCACCTTCCTGTTTGCGTACGTCACCGCCGTGGTGCTGAAGCACGTGGACGCCTTCGTGCCGTACATCAG CGACACGGGAAGCGAAGCGCCTGAGCgatgtgtgtttgggatcatgcTCAACATCTCTGCGTTCCTCG GCATCGCTACCACGTATGTGCGCTACAAGCAGGTCCAGGCCCTGACAGGCTGGGAAGAGTCCCGTCTGCACCAGTTGAACCTGCTGGGCCTGGTGCTCGGCGGCATCAGCTCGTTCGGCATGTGCGTCGTCGGGAACTTCCAG AAGACCACCCTGTTCTCTGTGCACATTGTGGGCGCGGCGATGACGTTTGGGATCGGGGCGCTCTACATCATCGTGCAGACGCTCGTGTCCTACCAGATGCAGCCTCACATCCACAAGAAGAGCGTATTCTGGACGCGGTTCGGCGTGGGGGTGTGGTCCGTGGTCAGCATCGTCAGCA TGTTCGTGTCTTCGGTCATCATGTACAGCAGTTTGCCGGGCGTGGAGGTTTCCAAGAAGCTGCACTGGACGCCGGGAGAGCCG GGCTACACGGCTCACATCGTCAGCACCGTGTCCGAGTGGTCACTCGCCCTGTCCTTCGTCAGCTTCTTTCTCACCTACGTCCGGGACTTCcag aaAATCAGCTTGAGAGCAGAGGCGGAGCTGCAGGCCAGTCACCTGTACGAACCGGCGAACTACGGCGCCACCACCCCCCTCAGCCCCGGAGAGACGTCGCCTTTACTTGCCGGGAGCATCTAA
- the sycp3 gene encoding synaptonemal complex protein 3 isoform X3 — protein sequence MSRKNVFLGQTGETASTGRRKRCVDVTSGEDLKSIMGAFGVDLSGALLAKRKRFQTFSSTSVKACRQKVARVLQSQQKARSMCTEEFSAQLDAVYHQWQSDVQTSREQGEKLKQLGEFERTHSQEQEAVLSELRQEMVQLHEKLLLSTQQQEMASVRRCFYSKNENSESYKRTDRISSTQLV from the exons ATGTCCCGGAAGAATGTATTTTTGGGGCAAACGG GTGAGACTGCATCGACCGGCAGAAGAAAAAGATGTGTGGACGTCACATCAGG GGAGGACTTGAAATCCATCATGGGTGCATTTGGAG TCGACCTGAGCGGGGCCCTCCTTGCCAAGAGAAAGCGCTTCCAGACCTTCAGCAGCACGTCCGTGAAGGCCTGCAGGCAGAAGGTAGCCAGGGTGCTGCAGTCCCAGCAGAAGGCCAG GAGCATGTGCACCGAGGAGTTCTCTGCTCAGCTGGACGCAGTCTACCATCAGTGGCAGAGCGACGTGCAGACGTCCAGGgagcagggagagaagctgaaG CAGCTGGGAGAGTTTGAAAGGACCCACAGTCAGGAGCAGGAGGCCGTGTTGAGCGAGTTGCGCCAGGAGATGGTGCAGCTGCACGAAAAGCTTCTCCTCAGCACC CAACAGCAAGAGATGGCATCAGTTCGCAG gtgCTTTTATTCCAAAAATGAGAACAGCGAATCTTACAAACGAACAGACAGAATCAGCTCAACTCAGTTAGTCTGA
- the sycp3 gene encoding synaptonemal complex protein 3 isoform X2, producing the protein MSRKNVFLGQTGETASTGRRKRCVDVTSGEDLKSIMGAFGVDLSGALLAKRKRFQTFSSTSVKACRQKVARVLQSQQKARSMCTEEFSAQLDAVYHQWQSDVQTSREQGEKLKAMFQHQQKMFQHMRAAQGQRLKSLKCLLDQYIQQLGEFERTHSQEQEAVLSELRQEMVQLHEKLLLSTQQQEMASVRRSLQSMLL; encoded by the exons ATGTCCCGGAAGAATGTATTTTTGGGGCAAACGG GTGAGACTGCATCGACCGGCAGAAGAAAAAGATGTGTGGACGTCACATCAGG GGAGGACTTGAAATCCATCATGGGTGCATTTGGAG TCGACCTGAGCGGGGCCCTCCTTGCCAAGAGAAAGCGCTTCCAGACCTTCAGCAGCACGTCCGTGAAGGCCTGCAGGCAGAAGGTAGCCAGGGTGCTGCAGTCCCAGCAGAAGGCCAG GAGCATGTGCACCGAGGAGTTCTCTGCTCAGCTGGACGCAGTCTACCATCAGTGGCAGAGCGACGTGCAGACGTCCAGGgagcagggagagaagctgaaG GCGATGTTCCAGCACCAGCAGAAGATGTTTCAGCACATGAGGGCCGCCCAGGGACAGAGGCTGAAATCCCTTAAGTGCCTTTTGGACCAGTACATCCAA CAGCTGGGAGAGTTTGAAAGGACCCACAGTCAGGAGCAGGAGGCCGTGTTGAGCGAGTTGCGCCAGGAGATGGTGCAGCTGCACGAAAAGCTTCTCCTCAGCACC CAACAGCAAGAGATGGCATCAGTTCGCAGGTCCCTGCAGTCAATGCTGTTATAA
- the sycp3 gene encoding synaptonemal complex protein 3 isoform X1 — protein sequence MSRKNVFLGQTGETASTGRRKRCVDVTSGEDLKSIMGAFGVDLSGALLAKRKRFQTFSSTSVKACRQKVARVLQSQQKARSMCTEEFSAQLDAVYHQWQSDVQTSREQGEKLKAMFQHQQKMFQHMRAAQGQRLKSLKCLLDQYIQQLGEFERTHSQEQEAVLSELRQEMVQLHEKLLLSTQQQEMASVRRCFYSKNENSESYKRTDRISSTQLV from the exons ATGTCCCGGAAGAATGTATTTTTGGGGCAAACGG GTGAGACTGCATCGACCGGCAGAAGAAAAAGATGTGTGGACGTCACATCAGG GGAGGACTTGAAATCCATCATGGGTGCATTTGGAG TCGACCTGAGCGGGGCCCTCCTTGCCAAGAGAAAGCGCTTCCAGACCTTCAGCAGCACGTCCGTGAAGGCCTGCAGGCAGAAGGTAGCCAGGGTGCTGCAGTCCCAGCAGAAGGCCAG GAGCATGTGCACCGAGGAGTTCTCTGCTCAGCTGGACGCAGTCTACCATCAGTGGCAGAGCGACGTGCAGACGTCCAGGgagcagggagagaagctgaaG GCGATGTTCCAGCACCAGCAGAAGATGTTTCAGCACATGAGGGCCGCCCAGGGACAGAGGCTGAAATCCCTTAAGTGCCTTTTGGACCAGTACATCCAA CAGCTGGGAGAGTTTGAAAGGACCCACAGTCAGGAGCAGGAGGCCGTGTTGAGCGAGTTGCGCCAGGAGATGGTGCAGCTGCACGAAAAGCTTCTCCTCAGCACC CAACAGCAAGAGATGGCATCAGTTCGCAG gtgCTTTTATTCCAAAAATGAGAACAGCGAATCTTACAAACGAACAGACAGAATCAGCTCAACTCAGTTAGTCTGA
- the cept1b gene encoding choline/ethanolaminephosphotransferase 1 isoform X3: MSGQAGARARRRHEREPPGMMGSPCWMSPGALRRLIELPAPPLSRHQLKRLEEHRYSSAGCSLLEPIMQRYWEWLVCHMPAWLAPNLITVVGLATNVFTTLVLVYYCPTATEQAPLWAYLLCAVGLFVYQSLDAIDGKQARRTNSSSPLGELFDHGCDSLSTVFVVLGTSIAVQLGTNPDWMFFCCFAGMFMFYCAHWQTYVSGTLRFGIIDVTEVQIFIIIMYLLAAIGGSAFWQSLIPVINIQMKIVPAICTFIGVIFSCTNYFRVIFTGGVGKNGSTIAGTSVLSPVLHIGSVIILAMMIYKKSAIQLFEKHPCLYILAFGFVSAKITNKLVVAHMTKSEMHLHDIAFLGPGLLFLDQYFNSFIDEYLVLWIALVLSFFDLLRYCISVCNQIASHLHIFVFRIKLVTDAAVH, from the exons ATGAGTGGGCAGGCGGGGGCGAGGGCTCGGCGCCGGCACGAGCGCGAGCCGCCGGGCATGATGGGCTCGCCGTGCTGGATGTCCCCCGGCGCCCTGCGCCGGCTCATCGAGCTgccggccccgcccctctcaCGCCACCAACTGAAGCGGCTGGAGGAGCACCGCTACAGCAGCGCCGGCTGCTCGCTGCTCGAGCCCATCATGCAGCGCTACTGGGAGTGGCTGGTGTGTCACATGCCCGCCTGGCTCGCCCCGAACCTCATCACCGTCGTGGGCCTGGCCACCAACGTCTTCACCACGCTGGTGCTGGTGTACTACTGCCCCACCGCCACTGAGCAG GCGCCGCTCTGGGCGTACCTTCTCTGCGCCGTGGGCCTGTTTGTATACCAGTCGCTGGATGCCATTGATGGGAAGCAGGCCAGGCGCACGAACAGCAGTTCTCCACTAGGGGAGCTGTTCGACCACGGCTGCGACTCCCTGTCCACAG TGTTCGTGGTCCTGGGCACCAGCATTGCGGTACAGCTGGGCACCAACCCCGATTGGATGTTCTTCTGCTGCTTCGCGGGCATGTTCATGTTTTACTGTGCCCACTGGCAGACCTACGTCTCTGGGACCCTGCGCTTTGGCAT CATTGATGTGACCGAAGTGCAAATCTTCATAATTATCATGTATTTGCTGGCTGCCATTGGAGGATCCGCTTTTTGGCAGTCCCTG ATTCCAGTAATAAACATCCAAATGAAAATAGTTCCTGCAATCTGCACTTTCATAGGGGTCATCTTTTCTTGTACTAATTACTTCCGCGTTATATTCACCGGTGGCGTGGGTAAAAATGGATCCACGATAGCA ggaACAAGTGTCCTGTCTCCAGTCCTTCACATAGGTTCCGTTATTATATTGGCCATGATGATTTATAAGAAGTCGGCCATTCAGCTTTTTGAAAAACACCCCTGCCTTTACATACTGGCTTTTGGGTTCGTGTCGGCGAAGATCACCAACAAACTAGTG GTTGCACATATGACGAAAAGTGAAATGCATCTTCATGACATAGCGTTTCTCGGCCCGGGGttgctgttcctggatcagtaTTTTAACAGCTTTATTGACGAGTACTTGGTGCTCTGGATCGCTCTT GTGCTCTCGTTCTTCGACCTACTGCGGTACTGCATCAGCGTCTGCAACCAGATAGCGTCTCACCTTCACATCTTCGTCTTCAGAATCAAGCTGGTGACCGACGCGGCTGTCCACTAA
- the cept1b gene encoding choline/ethanolaminephosphotransferase 1 isoform X1, translating into MAAASGPAVWTSRRSHHSFPAEPECGRAMSGQAGARARRRHEREPPGMMGSPCWMSPGALRRLIELPAPPLSRHQLKRLEEHRYSSAGCSLLEPIMQRYWEWLVCHMPAWLAPNLITVVGLATNVFTTLVLVYYCPTATEQAPLWAYLLCAVGLFVYQSLDAIDGKQARRTNSSSPLGELFDHGCDSLSTVFVVLGTSIAVQLGTNPDWMFFCCFAGMFMFYCAHWQTYVSGTLRFGIIDVTEVQIFIIIMYLLAAIGGSAFWQSLIPVINIQMKIVPAICTFIGVIFSCTNYFRVIFTGGVGKNGSTIAGTSVLSPVLHIGSVIILAMMIYKKSAIQLFEKHPCLYILAFGFVSAKITNKLVVAHMTKSEMHLHDIAFLGPGLLFLDQYFNSFIDEYLVLWIALVLSFFDLLRYCISVCNQIASHLHIFVFRIKLVTDAAVH; encoded by the exons ATGGCG GCTGCCAGTGGCCCAGCGGTGTGGACCTCCAGAAGAAGCCACCATTCGTTTCCGGCTGAGCCAGAGTGTGGGAGGGCGATGAGTGGGCAGGCGGGGGCGAGGGCTCGGCGCCGGCACGAGCGCGAGCCGCCGGGCATGATGGGCTCGCCGTGCTGGATGTCCCCCGGCGCCCTGCGCCGGCTCATCGAGCTgccggccccgcccctctcaCGCCACCAACTGAAGCGGCTGGAGGAGCACCGCTACAGCAGCGCCGGCTGCTCGCTGCTCGAGCCCATCATGCAGCGCTACTGGGAGTGGCTGGTGTGTCACATGCCCGCCTGGCTCGCCCCGAACCTCATCACCGTCGTGGGCCTGGCCACCAACGTCTTCACCACGCTGGTGCTGGTGTACTACTGCCCCACCGCCACTGAGCAG GCGCCGCTCTGGGCGTACCTTCTCTGCGCCGTGGGCCTGTTTGTATACCAGTCGCTGGATGCCATTGATGGGAAGCAGGCCAGGCGCACGAACAGCAGTTCTCCACTAGGGGAGCTGTTCGACCACGGCTGCGACTCCCTGTCCACAG TGTTCGTGGTCCTGGGCACCAGCATTGCGGTACAGCTGGGCACCAACCCCGATTGGATGTTCTTCTGCTGCTTCGCGGGCATGTTCATGTTTTACTGTGCCCACTGGCAGACCTACGTCTCTGGGACCCTGCGCTTTGGCAT CATTGATGTGACCGAAGTGCAAATCTTCATAATTATCATGTATTTGCTGGCTGCCATTGGAGGATCCGCTTTTTGGCAGTCCCTG ATTCCAGTAATAAACATCCAAATGAAAATAGTTCCTGCAATCTGCACTTTCATAGGGGTCATCTTTTCTTGTACTAATTACTTCCGCGTTATATTCACCGGTGGCGTGGGTAAAAATGGATCCACGATAGCA ggaACAAGTGTCCTGTCTCCAGTCCTTCACATAGGTTCCGTTATTATATTGGCCATGATGATTTATAAGAAGTCGGCCATTCAGCTTTTTGAAAAACACCCCTGCCTTTACATACTGGCTTTTGGGTTCGTGTCGGCGAAGATCACCAACAAACTAGTG GTTGCACATATGACGAAAAGTGAAATGCATCTTCATGACATAGCGTTTCTCGGCCCGGGGttgctgttcctggatcagtaTTTTAACAGCTTTATTGACGAGTACTTGGTGCTCTGGATCGCTCTT GTGCTCTCGTTCTTCGACCTACTGCGGTACTGCATCAGCGTCTGCAACCAGATAGCGTCTCACCTTCACATCTTCGTCTTCAGAATCAAGCTGGTGACCGACGCGGCTGTCCACTAA
- the cept1b gene encoding choline/ethanolaminephosphotransferase 1 isoform X2, whose translation MAAASGPAVWTSRRSHHSFPAEPECGRAMSGQAGARARRRHEREPPGMMGSPCWMSPGALRRLIELPAPPLSRHQLKRLEEHRYSSAGCSLLEPIMQRYWEWLVCHMPAWLAPNLITVVGLATNVFTTLVLVYYCPTATEQAPLWAYLLCAVGLFVYQSLDAIDGKQARRTNSSSPLGELFDHGCDSLSTVFVVLGTSIAVQLGTNPDWMFFCCFAGMFMFYCAHWQTYVSGTLRFGIFDITELQICLALMQMFTSIVGPRFWNLVIPVINIQMKIVPAICTFIGVIFSCTNYFRVIFTGGVGKNGSTIAGTSVLSPVLHIGSVIILAMMIYKKSAIQLFEKHPCLYILAFGFVSAKITNKLVVAHMTKSEMHLHDIAFLGPGLLFLDQYFNSFIDEYLVLWIALVLSFFDLLRYCISVCNQIASHLHIFVFRIKLVTDAAVH comes from the exons ATGGCG GCTGCCAGTGGCCCAGCGGTGTGGACCTCCAGAAGAAGCCACCATTCGTTTCCGGCTGAGCCAGAGTGTGGGAGGGCGATGAGTGGGCAGGCGGGGGCGAGGGCTCGGCGCCGGCACGAGCGCGAGCCGCCGGGCATGATGGGCTCGCCGTGCTGGATGTCCCCCGGCGCCCTGCGCCGGCTCATCGAGCTgccggccccgcccctctcaCGCCACCAACTGAAGCGGCTGGAGGAGCACCGCTACAGCAGCGCCGGCTGCTCGCTGCTCGAGCCCATCATGCAGCGCTACTGGGAGTGGCTGGTGTGTCACATGCCCGCCTGGCTCGCCCCGAACCTCATCACCGTCGTGGGCCTGGCCACCAACGTCTTCACCACGCTGGTGCTGGTGTACTACTGCCCCACCGCCACTGAGCAG GCGCCGCTCTGGGCGTACCTTCTCTGCGCCGTGGGCCTGTTTGTATACCAGTCGCTGGATGCCATTGATGGGAAGCAGGCCAGGCGCACGAACAGCAGTTCTCCACTAGGGGAGCTGTTCGACCACGGCTGCGACTCCCTGTCCACAG TGTTCGTGGTCCTGGGCACCAGCATTGCGGTACAGCTGGGCACCAACCCCGATTGGATGTTCTTCTGCTGCTTCGCGGGCATGTTCATGTTTTACTGTGCCCACTGGCAGACCTACGTCTCTGGGACCCTGCGCTTTGGCAT ATTTGACATTACAGAGTTACAGATCTGCCTAGCCTTGATGCAGATGTTTACCTCTATTGTTGGTCCCAGGTTTTGGAACCTTGTG ATTCCAGTAATAAACATCCAAATGAAAATAGTTCCTGCAATCTGCACTTTCATAGGGGTCATCTTTTCTTGTACTAATTACTTCCGCGTTATATTCACCGGTGGCGTGGGTAAAAATGGATCCACGATAGCA ggaACAAGTGTCCTGTCTCCAGTCCTTCACATAGGTTCCGTTATTATATTGGCCATGATGATTTATAAGAAGTCGGCCATTCAGCTTTTTGAAAAACACCCCTGCCTTTACATACTGGCTTTTGGGTTCGTGTCGGCGAAGATCACCAACAAACTAGTG GTTGCACATATGACGAAAAGTGAAATGCATCTTCATGACATAGCGTTTCTCGGCCCGGGGttgctgttcctggatcagtaTTTTAACAGCTTTATTGACGAGTACTTGGTGCTCTGGATCGCTCTT GTGCTCTCGTTCTTCGACCTACTGCGGTACTGCATCAGCGTCTGCAACCAGATAGCGTCTCACCTTCACATCTTCGTCTTCAGAATCAAGCTGGTGACCGACGCGGCTGTCCACTAA